The Gemmatimonadota bacterium region TTCCATCACATCGACGGCCCCATGCGGTTCATGGCCAATGAACTGCATCACCGGCGGGCCCCCGCCAACGTGATGTCCTTTATCCGGCAGCGCGAGGCCGACCACAGGAAACAAGAACGCTTCCGAACGGTGGGACGAAACGATCCGTGTCCGTGCGGAAGCGGTCTGAAGTTCAAGCGGTGTCACGGGAAGTAGGCAGGCGGCGCGACTTCCAAGACGACCCGGGCGCGCGCATAACAGCGACGGCGATCCTGCCGCGCGCACAACATCTGCAACGAACAGCCGCGCGCAACTTCCGTGACGACCCTGCAGGCCGAACCACCCTGTGTCCGGCGCTATATGTAGTAGCCGCGTTCCACGGCGAGGGTAAGCGACAGTTCGATATCCGATATCGCCCTCGACATGGCCTGGCCTATGAGGTCCAGCTTGCGCACCTGGTCGATGCGTTCGGCGGCCTGTGCGAGTTCCCGCGCGGAAAGGATCTCCTTGAAGAGGTTGCACGCGTGGGCGAGGTTGATGATCACGACATCGCGGGGACTGGGGATTTTTTCGCTGAACAACACTTCCATGATTCGGAGTTTGACTTCGCGCTCGGCCGTTCCGTCGATGGTCGGATAGCGCCGCGACCGGAATACCCAGAGGAACTGACCTTCTTCCCTGTTCAGGATGCCCCGTTCCACGAGCCTGTCGATGGCCGTTTCCCGGATATCGTCAGCCTGGTCGACGGCGTGCTCGATCCAATACCGCGCTCCATGGGTTTCTGATGACGCCGCGATATCCGCGAGCAAGGGGTCGAGGAGGTTGTCATCCACGGGGGTCGAGTCCACGAGTACCAGCTTGTCGACATCGGTGTCGATGCGGTTTTCAAGCGCCAGGTCCATCAGTACGCCGCCGGCAAGACCATACCGTAACAGGCGGTCGGGCACGCTTACGAACTTTCCGTCGTCGTCGAGCATGAGCAGCATGATCTCTTCCGCGAATCTTAAC contains the following coding sequences:
- a CDS encoding GPP34 family phosphoprotein, which translates into the protein MLRFAEEIMLLMLDDDGKFVSVPDRLLRYGLAGGVLMDLALENRIDTDVDKLVLVDSTPVDDNLLDPLLADIAASSETHGARYWIEHAVDQADDIRETAIDRLVERGILNREEGQFLWVFRSRRYPTIDGTAEREVKLRIMEVLFSEKIPSPRDVVIINLAHACNLFKEILSARELAQAAERIDQVRKLDLIGQAMSRAISDIELSLTLAVERGYYI